A segment of the Labeo rohita strain BAU-BD-2019 unplaced genomic scaffold, IGBB_LRoh.1.0 scaffold_1091, whole genome shotgun sequence genome:
ACCTCCAaaactatattggccagtgtttcagtttcattgtccaacccctgtacgTCTTATTGCAGTactattactaaaaatattatttaatttttttttttaggaataatcaaaaatgttcttCCACGTTTTAGTtttaacatgctttttgatgaaCAAACCATTAAATTGGAGTccagacaaataaaaatagggggaacaacagcaacaacaacaaaacagaatccagaaaaatgtaaatgggggggaaaaaaataaaatggaatttaggaaaaataaacagatttcatagggccctactttACTTCCTGAACAAGTGCAGATGTGAGTATGAATTGCCACAGTTCCAGTGTAGCTGAGCCTCCTACATGCTCAGGTTCTGTGTAATCATGGATTTTTTCATGCAAACTTATCTGTTTCAAATCAGATTTTCAATGTGGACTTGTCTGCAATGTTAAGAATTAATTATAGGTAGCTAACTAGCTTTAACTGACTACAAATGTTGAAAATATAATACCTTTTGGTAGATGATGGTGTTTTTTCACTTAAGTTTGGTCCGTCACCTTTCGACTGgtcactcttcacagacacagagctgaACACATCTGAGCCTGATCTTTCcctagtaataaaaataaataaataaacttcacAGCACAGGTAATTTGGTGTCATTTAAAGAGGTGTAATGTTGCAAATAGCAATTACATACAGAATAGCAGCAGATTTGTTGTTCTTACAACTATGAATGTATGGATTTCTGTTTGATTGTCTGACTTGTTTTACAATAACGACCCTAGTGTTTACTTATGCAACTCTATTACTGGAAAAAAAGCTCTagaccaggggtgtcaaactcagttcctggagggccgcagccctgcagagttttgtttcaatcttgctccaacacacatattGTGCAGTTTTctattaagcctgaaggacttggaTTAAAATGGAGAATGGATATGTCCCTGCTACACAGTTGTCTGACCATGAATGACCCAATATTTGTTATGATTCTCTTTTACTTTAATATCAGCTGCATTgagctgaaataaacaaaacctgAAAATTACTTGATAACAGTTTTTCTTTAGCTTCAGAGGAAACAAGAAAACATGACATTATGTTAGCCACATGGTCAATATTTGGTTAGTGACCTAAATTAGTGCAGAATATTAATATtcttaatattgcaaaattaGTTTTATATTCTTCAAAATCCTAAAActattactgatttttttttaaccttagaCTAAAACAGTGGAGTCTAATGTAATGATTTTCTTCATGGCAACCCGTCAATAATTAAAGTCTGGTTAAACTCGAAGAGattgtgacagaaaaatatttattttgcacagTAGAACATAACATAATAGTACTAAGAAtgatacaaattattattaaaactgtatttatcaCATACACCATAATGATGAAATTAGCTAGTGCAAGgctttaaattaaaacacatgAAATACCTTTTGGTAGATGATGTTTTGTTCTCACTTAAGTTTGGTCCATCACCTTTTGACTggtcactcttcatagacacacagctgaaaACATCAGAGTCTGATCTTTCACTGATGacacaaagtaaaaaacaaaactcttcACTACAGGAGATTCAATGTGTGATAtttgcacacaaacatgcacagaCTCCCTCAATTTTTAAGTAACTTTAATCatgtcagtttaacacatttaaCCATGTATTTTATGAACATATCATCTCAGATGTGACATTATATATGTGACTGACTTTTATATTTGACAAACATAACTGAACAGAActttttattgactaaaatgGGGAATGGACATGTTCCTGCTACATTAGCTAGTAAAAGgctttaaattaaaacacatgAAATACCTTTTGGTAGATGATGTTTTGTTCTCACTTAAGTTTGGTCCATCACCTTTTGACTGgtcactcttcacagacacacagcTGAAAACATCAGAGTCTGATCTTTCACTGatgacacaaagaaaaaaaaacctcttcACTACAGGAGATTCTGTGTCTGATAtttgcacacaaacatgcacagaCTCCCTCAATTTTTAAGTAACTAAGTAACTTTAATCATTTGTTTAACACATTTAACCATGTACTTTATGAATATTTCATTGCAGACATGACATTAAATATATAGGACTGTGACTTTGCTATTTGACAAACATAACTAAACAGagcttttttattgattaaaatggAGAATGGACATGTCCCTGCTACACAGTTGTTTGACCATGAATGACccaatatttatgttttctcTTTTGCTTTAATAACAGCGGCACTGAGCTGAAATGAACAAAACCTGAAAATTACTTGATAACAGTTTTTCTTTAGCTTCAGAGGAAGCaagaaaacatgaaattatGTTAGCCACATGGTCAATACTTAAAAGAAAAGAGGATCAAATTTGCATGGTGAAAAGAGGTGTctaaaataactggaaaaaCTGCAGAAGAAGACCCAAGATGATGAAGAACATTGGTCCAGAAGTATCTCATCCTTAACTTAACCTTATGCTGTCTCAAACCTGTAGGACTTTCTCTTAGAGGACAAATGAagtgttcagatgcaaaaccagctaaatctcagtcaaaaatgagataatgatactgagtgaatgctctcgacacatattatacgtccatcaaatacttttacttcaaactcactaaattccagcctcagcccaatcagaagtaccagtacttacatagaaacctatacatctgagcctgataaaaatgcattatttaaaaaaaatgacgtcagatggatttagctagttttgcatctgaactcttcaaattaagatattgtcaTAGAGAAATGTTTGCCCATACAACAGAAGACAAAAAATGGGAACCAAACTTTTGAGCTCCAAAAAGAACATAAAGGTATGATTAATTAAAGACACCAGTCATTTCAtctgatatattttataaacaagttgttaaaaaaaaaaaaaaaaaaaaaaaaaattaaaataaaaaaaacattagctgGTGTTCACTGAAGCCTGATCTGAgagtacatttgtattttatgaacAAATTATGCATGCCTGTTTTATGGAATATTGTAAAAGTTTATCTAGTGTtatattagaataaaataacaaaacataacttGACTTTGTTCTCTTTTGTAAAACAGTCAAATAGAAAATGCAGGGTATAAGATGCAATGAAAATTGAGATCGTGGAGTTACGAGTAGTATGCAATTTAACAGATATATGCTGCTAAAGTACAGCTGTATACTGTGGATGACAAAACGgcattttgctgttaatttcaaaaacagtagcacactgtatttttacagtattatgCTGGCAGCCACAGCCGCCAGTAGATTACCGTTTTTTTTACAGGgacatttttaacagtgtactactactaaaaatattatttaaaactttttaaaggaataatcaaaaattttcttccatgttttaattttaacatgctttttaatttatCATCTTTAACCTAACCATTAAATTGGAGTCCAGACAAATACAAGTTTTCCCATTTACATGTTTCTGGATTCCCAACAGAACCCAGACAAATGTAAatggggaaaaacaaacaaacaaacaaacaaacaaaaaaaaatgtatgcattttatcAGCTCTTGTTTTTCCTTAAATTACCTTGATGTTACTAGGGCCATGCTTAACTGTCTGAGCTACAAGAGCTAAATGAACCATTTCAAATAACTGATTCATTTTATGAGAAGTACGTTTTGACAGCATCATACAATTTTGGATTATTCATAGCTTTTGGCTAATTTTTAATCGGATTGTTTGACATCCAAGAAACCAAcagatttttctgtcacaatCTCTTGGAGTTTAACCAGAAGAATGTTTtggtaaataatatatatttttttgatttagtgctttttttttgtttgtttgtttttttgtcaggtTCTATCACATACACCACAGTGATTAAATTAGCTAACGCAATTCTGtaaattaaaacacataaaataccTTTTGGTtgaagatgtttttttctcacttaAGTTTGGTCCATCACCTTTTGACTGGTCACTCTTCAGAGACACAGAGCTGAAAACATCAGAGTCTGATCTTTCACTGATGacacaaagtaaaaaacaaaactcttcACTACAGGAGATTCAATGTGTGATAtttgcacacaaacatgcacagaCTCCCTCAATTTTTAAGTAACTTTAATCatgtcagtttaacacatttaaCCATGTATTTTATGAACATATCATCTCAGATGTGACATTATATATGTGACTGACTTTTATATTTGACAAACATAACTGAACAGAActttttattgactaaaatgGGGAATGGACATGTTCCTGCTACATTAGCTAGTAAAAGgctttaaattaaaacacatgAAATACCTTTTGGTAGATggtgtttttttctcacttaAGTTTGGTCCATCACCTTTTGACTGgtcactcttcacagacacacagcTGAAAACATCAGAGTCTGATCTTTCACTGAcgacacaaagaaaaaaaaccctcttCACTACAGGAGATTCTGTGTCTGATATTTGCACTCAAACATGCATAAACTCCCTTAATTTTTAAGTCATTTCAGTTTAACTTAATTGAACAGAACTTGACTAAAATGGAGAATGGACATGTCCCTGCTACACAGTTCTTTAAACATGAATGGCCCAATATTTGTTATGTTTCACTGTTACTTTCATAAAAGCGGCACTGGCGCTGATATGAACAAAACCTGAAAATTATTTGAGAACAGTTTTTCTTCAGCTTCAGTGGAAGCGAGAAAACTTGAATATTCTGTCCAAAGAGCCACATGGCCAATGTCACTCATTAGTGACCTAGAAATACTGTagtgcaaaatattaatatttcttctTCATATTgcaagatttgttttaaaaactgttaCTAATGCTTTTCAATCTTAGACCAGGGGTGGGCAATTAATTTTTCCAAGGGGCCTCATGAGAAACGTGGGCGGAGGGCCAGACCAATAAATGTAAGTTTACTCAGTTCTGcccaatatattttttctatgtaGAAAAGACAGTAAATGAATGTTTCATTTACTGTCTTTTATACAtagataaaatattatacagtaaaaatgtggaGCACACAATTATATcactatttaataaatattcacaaaaacaggtttgaaaatgtgcattttgtgcAGTGTTTCAAAAATTACCATCACAACtttgtacaaaaaaatcaaGTACATCAAAGATTATGGACATAACATTCACACTCAAAACCTGAAACATAAATTCTCATAGAATGTACTCATTACCAATATATTGAacccagtgttgggggtaactcATTACAAATAACGTgagttacataataatattacttttttcaagtaactagtaaagtaacgcattacttttaaacttctaagaaaatatctgagttacttttttaaacaagtaacgccagttacttttttccccatttattgatttattgacaagtctcctttAGTGAAATtaggagtaaacatgatgttactgtattttagactaaatgtgaacatgcattaattcatctcactaacaaaaaacagattcagtattcctcaaaatgaataaaaacagtgaaatgcaaactcagaatatgacacaaacctgcaataattaaatgtgttaaataaaacaaatatccttgatgtatttaatcccatttaaTTAActagtgtctttgctgctgaccttcgatgatgcaatttaaccatactaataagcaaacattactttagataaactaacatttgtgcttcattttttatttttatttttttttttttatagctgaagagtgatctcctgcataaatgtacttttctttcagcctgaggtgaattcatttcactttaggtgtaaaagggcttttgcattagaattgttttacatTAGAAACAAAGaatcaagccctgcccagatttaaaaagtaacgcaaaagtaatgtaatgcaatactttccataaaaagtaactaagtaacgtaattagttacttttttagggagtaacacaaaattgtaatgcattacttttaaaagtaactttccccaacactgattgaACCACCACTTTAAATTTTTCTAAACTCCTGAAAATAGAGTCCAGACATCAGAAAAGTATCAGTCTATGAACgtgtttaatattttagatgAGGGAAATAGACATGAGTTACAAAAAATGTgactcctaaaaaaaaaaaaaagaaaaaaaataaaataaaataaaaaataaaataaacaaatttgtttatttcaataaataagaTTAGTTTTGAAGTTTCATTTCATCGGCGCGGCGCGGCGCGGCGCGACACGTCACAACATGACATGACACGACAAATCCCTGACAGTAAACTactatgcattttattaatgacatgctcacacaaagttcaaatTATCTGCAACGGTCGCTTTGTCAGGTCCAGTGTAGACACAGTGTTAGTTCTTGTTGTCAGatgttgcttaaaaaaaacttgctgtAATGACTAATTTAtggattaaataattaatatacaaaacTGGTTAGGTAAAATATGCTGAATATATAATatcttacaaatatttataaaagtcCTTTGCTGCAGTTTCACATTTTGCGTCTGCATAACTAGATTAAGCAAATTAGgctatttttaacattcaatGATAcgaaaataagtaaaaaaaaaaaaaaaaaaaaaaaaaaaaaaagatgtgtagtgaagtaaaatatttagacgaaaaataaggaaaaaaaataaattcataattctaACATATTTAAGGGGTAACGGCAAACTTACATTTCTTCAAAGCTGTCATACATGATCACGAACACATTTAAGATGTGGTCACACGAACGGACATATAGGCTATGTAAAttaaatgatgataataataataataataataataataataataatagcagttGCCTCAAAAATTAAAGCAGTGTGGTTATATTGCGTGCACATAATTACACCAATTTGTGATTGACTTTTCACGAATTACCTCAGGCGGGCCAATTAAGGACAGCCAGAGGGCCGGATGTGGTCCGGGGTCCGTACAATGCCCAGGTGTGCCTTAGACTAAATAAACAGTGGAGtctaatgtaatgtaatgattTTCAATGTGGACGTCTGTCAAAAGTCTTAAGAAAACATTATAGGTTATCTAGCTTTGACCATCTACGCTGAAGGAACACATGAATTTTACCTTTTGGCAgatgatatttttttctcacttaaGTTTGGTCCATCACCTTTTGACTGGACACTTTTtatagacacacagctgaaaACACCTGAGCCTGATATTTCACTAAAGaaacaaagagaagaaaaaagaaacacctTATTACAGAAtgttattcagttttatttgaagAGATGTGTCATTAAATATAGCCATGCATTTTCCTTCTCATGACTATTGAtagatacatttacatttggtTGCTTGATGTCTTTACATACTGAATTTAACTGCAGACCGAGttcattaaaggaacactccactttttttgaaaataggttcattttccaactcccctggAGTTATACAGatgtgttttaccatttttgaatccattcagccgatcgccgggtctggcggtagcacttttagcatagcttagcataaatcattgaatccgattagaccgttagcatctcactacaaaatgactaaagagttgatatttttcctatttaaaacttaactCTTCTGTAGTtgcatcgtgtactaagactggtggaaaatgaaaagttttgatTTTATAGGCCGATacggctaggaactatactctcattccggcgtaaaaATCAAGGAattttgctgccgtaccatgggtgcagcaggcgcaatgatattacgcagcgcctgaaagtaaccggcactaagtttgtgtagatgcagagttgcagccagTAGGGCTGTGACGGTGGCAATGACAACCGCACCACCACGGTCGTCGATTGCCACCGGCAATACTGAACGTGACGTCACACAATCtataacaagcataaaatacaGTTTCTTTAACAATTTCTCTGCCGTGGCCGTTTTTAGTGTCCCTGCCGGCAGCAGCAGCGAACGCAAGTGCCTTCGCAGCTACTGGAAGAGATCCGCGTTCAAACGCacacaataggctaaagcttgcaaAGCTCCGGGAAAACtaattaccatgaatgtgtcgggaggaaatattaatattattaataaattattattaataaactagtgctttctgaGCCAGTGTTGCAAAGATGACAATCCTGAGACGCCATCTGCTCAttggacgcgcctttagagagaaatgcatatCTACGGATTttataatgaaagagtttttgttttcgatttttatttttttagttttaaagtagtaaagtaataatttaaagctttctatagatatatttatcctgactgtaaggcaagtatttgctgagttttgtttcatttttgtgcagcGCTCCTGTTCAACACCGAGACATCAGAAAGCGCATCTTgagtgttttctttatttttacaaatgcacaacattttgttgataatgTGAGTGCACGCAAATAAAATTAGACCCTTTAAAGTTCCAGATGATATATTAcgcttacctttatgagcaaattTTATGgcgtatttaaatttttttgcaagtgattgcgctggcgcctccatgtcctgcaaagcgcaTTTAGCTTTCACTCTCCAACAAACCACTGTATGCACAAAATAGCGTGCATTTCTCTAAGTTAaacgtttaaaataacattgtgatatgcttgaaaattttattttaggcaagtcatgatgatttgagaaggcaaaattgatcaactcactgcaaacaaaacaaacaaaaaatgttccaaacatatttctaaattaactttataaaaaacaaaaagaaatataactacattcctattaaaaacaaaactgagctaTTTTAATGAATGCAACAGTGTAataggaaagagagagaaaagactcGTGCCAGTAATTTTGATGAGCCGTCGGACAAGGGTTGGGCGAGGTTGTTACGAACTCatgcaacaaatgtttgtttaatatttaccgttcttattttggctactttcttatttaactgtataatttctttgatatttactttattgttttgtaggctgaaaaaaacatgcatgtttttaataatttttgagcctcattttttatgtttcaaataaataaataaattataaatatatctcAACACTGCACCACCGACGGTAGTTGGTCCATTACCACCGCGGTGGAAAAAATCTGCCACCGTCACAGCCCTAGCAGTCGGCGGAGTTgacggctgcgtaatatcattgcgcctgctgcacccatggttcGGCAGCAAAATtgcttgattattacgccggaatgagagtatagttcctagccatatctgtctataaaatcacaacttttcattttccgccagtcttagtacacgatgcaactacagaagagtcaagttttaaataggaaaaatatcgaaactctttggtcattttatagtgagatgctaatggtctaatcggattcaaagatttatgctaagctatgctaaaagtgctacctcCGGAcctggagatcggctgaatggattcaaaaacggtaaaacacaTCTGtataactctaggggagttggaaaatgagtctttttcaaaaaaaaagtggagtgttcctttaaagagAGAAGACATGAAATACCTTTTGGCAGGTGATGATGGTGTTTCCACACTGGAGTCTGGTACATCACCTTTTGAATTGCCACTCTTCACAGACTCTGAATCTGAAGTTTtgctaaagacaaaaaaagaaggGGGGGGTAGTAAAGAAGTTTGGTGTTTACAGttcagtcaagtcaagtcacctttatttacatagcactttatacaatacagattgtgtcacaGCAGCTTTGCAGTTttaaatagtgtgtcaataatgcaaacaaaattcaattttgtcgtaaagcagctctaaaaaaGAGGACAATAGTAAACAGTCAATTTTTCAGTGACTGATTCAGACATCATTGGCCAGTTTCGTTCATTTCTCTTCCAATAGTGCGTGCAGTCAAGTTGACTGTATTTTCAACAATTAAGTGGAGgaaagtttaacaaaaacaaaaaccattcaAACTATAATGACATAGTGCTTTGGACACCTTTTTCTTGATGTTTGATcaactagaaaaaaaacaaagaaacttcAAAAATCCTGTTACCGGAGTCAAAAACCATATAATAGACACTAAGATACAAGTAACATGCTGGTTCCTCACCATGCAAGATTCCCCCAGCGCCGCACCCTTTCGTTGGGGGTGTTACACATTATAATATAAACTGCCCTTTTGTCAGCTATGTAAGTAGAAAGAAGGAAAATTCTTGCCATCTACTTCCTCAAATCTATGATTGAGCTCTAAACAAGAGCTTTTCCTGCCTACCCGAGATGTTTTTCTTGAAACACAACCTTTGTACGGACTTGCTTGAGtaaagtcacctttatttttatagcgctttatacaatacagagtttcaaagcagcttcataTTGATAGACAGGAACAGAAAATCAATGATGCAAGCTTCGTCAAATACAAGAGCAATGTAAATTCTGATGTAAAGCAGCTCAAATAAGAGAACAGTCCCATCACTcagctcaattcagttcaaGTTTTCTTTTCTTCCCAAAAGTTTCCCATTCTCTTCTTTATGTTACCCTTCATGAACACTTTGCAATCTCAATAAATTCTGGCAATAAGCAAGTGTATTATCTGACTCGGTTAATTgccaatactgagaaaaaaaataaaattaaattaaaaacactgtttttaagCTTTAGTTTAgtggaaaaaacagaaaattcagAAAAGTATTCTCTAAAATGAGACTTACCCATGTTCCTCTGGAAGACTCATCTCAGACGGAGACTCTTTTCCTCGGTCCTCTGACATACTGCAGCTAAGTAGCCAGTGCAAACATCAGCACTTGTTTGTGAGAAGTATCAGCTGTTCAGCATGGCCTGACAATGTTATTGAGATGAATAACATGGCATTTCAGAGGGACAaatcccaaaaaataaataaataaat
Coding sequences within it:
- the LOC127157496 gene encoding vitellogenin-2-like is translated as MSEDRGKESPSEMSLPEEHGKTSDSESVKSGNSKGDVPDSSVETPSSPAKSEISGSGVFSCVSIKSVQSKGDGPNLSEKKISSAKSERSDSDVFSCVSVKSDQSKGDGPNLSEKKTSSTKSERSDSDVFSCVSVKSDQSKGDGPNLSENKTSSTKSERSDSDVFSCVSMKSDQSKGDGPNLSENKTSSTKRERSGSDVFSSVSVKSDQSKGDGPNLSEKTPSSTK